Proteins encoded together in one Chaetodon auriga isolate fChaAug3 chromosome 20, fChaAug3.hap1, whole genome shotgun sequence window:
- the slc38a10 gene encoding putative sodium-coupled neutral amino acid transporter 10 isoform X3, whose protein sequence is MTASNWGLIMNVVNSIVGVSVLTMPFCFKQCGIVLGTLLLFFCSWMTHKSCMFLVHTASNTKRRTYAGLAFHAYGKPGKTLVETSMIGLMLGTCIAFYVVIADLGSNFFAQLLGLQVTFSFRVLLLIAVSLFIVLPLSLQRNMMSSIQSFSAMALMFYTLFMFTIVLSSLRYGIISGSWFERVHLWRFKGVIQCLPIIATTFCCHPQVLPTYNSLDEPSVKRMSTIFTSALNVVTIFYITVGFFGYVSFTENIAGNVLMNFPSNLVTEMIRVGFMMSVAVGFPMMILPCRQAINTMLFEQQQKDGTFAAGGYMPPLRFKAITLCIVFGTMLGGILIPNVETILGLTGATMGSLICFICPALIYRKIQKNGIIAQLVLWVGLGILLVSTFTTLSISTRSPGIKVQPPPPPAPDKNNLPLPDLPELHDHPANKRPVELDQPDLPAVGVLKPEERAEPPQIKGPVEVPARKKEEEVQLDRPDAGVAVPEGEAHRHEPPIPHDEVKVDTRKNNAELEEDKKQPVPPAGGGQEEPKRDEERGHAVAVERAEEKPKPAEVVVRKEEVDLGGGEVLSNEVVEKPVADAVPPLKKVEKLDPVKEPLAGNVAAVESHAGAEKVDNVAKAPDAAGKPPLPEGEHHPAADEAPAADSKDAADEKLDEGQFNHAVLLQVIKEQQVQQKRLLDQQAKLLAVIEEQHKEIHQQQQPAGAAAEGEAEKGIQEHLEVMEGGAAKLKESGLASDLKLPEVAGAPQGGVAEPHAVAQNQAQAGDKGAEVGAQKVPVQVPYKEDVDGAAGGGSHKQSELGARGVPLGKKRVDDGQPVHQNNQAAQLKDEERSLDKEKEKIENLKKEELKKEDQARLEKQRVEREKLENLAKEQELQVEREMIDKEVQARLEKELERERIKKLAIEQELEKERAAKEKLAQQKAAEERLQQEIQKEDNEILERVRKEMIVEKAEDRLAHLEQAAAARNAGKAAQGAEREEGEALKTGGRDLKEEAATQADPREGVEEGAEAHPQGSHERVRDQGEMDLRRRRRALGPREAGGPPQETRGVPGLEPLLELGGSDLHAALEEQLLARAMVHSRQIKQVSEDEGAK, encoded by the exons ATGACGGCGTCCAACTGGGGTCTTATCATGAACGTGGTGAACAGCATCGTCGGAGTCAGTGTGCTCACCATGCCCTTCTGCTTCAAACAG TGTGGCATAGTGCTGGGAACTCTCCTGTTGTTCTTCTGCTCGTGGATGACCCACAAGTCTTGCATGTTCCTGGTCCACACAGCGAGCAACACCAAAAGAAGGACCTATGCTGGATTGG CATTCCATGCTTACGGCAAGCCAGGAAAAACACTGGTGGAGACGAG TATGATCGGTCTGATGTTGGGCACCTGTATTGCCTTCTACGTCGTGATAGCTGATCTGGGCTCAAATTTCTTCGCTCAGCTCTTAGGTTTACAG GTGACGTTCAGTTTCCgcgtgctgctgctgatcgCCGTGTCTCTGTTCATCGTCCTCCCTCTGAGTCTGCAGAGGAACATGATGTCCTCCATCCAGTCCTTCTCCGCTATGGCTCTCATGTTCTACACCCTCTTCATGTTCACG ATAGTGTTGTCATCTCTGCGCTACGGCATAATCTCGGGCTCCTGGTTTGAGCGGGTTCACCTGTGGCGCTTCAAGGGCGTCATTCAGTGCCTGCCCATTATCGCCACAACCTTCTGCTGTCACCC GCAGGTCCTCCCGACCTACAACAGCCTGGACGAGCCGTCCGTCAAACGCATGAGCACCATCTTCACCTCAGCCCTCAACGTAGTCACCATCTTCTACATCACT GTGGGTTTCTTTGGCTACGTCAGTTTCACAGAGAACATTGCGGGCAACGTGCTGATGAACTTCCCATCCAACCTGGTGACAGAGATGATCCGCGTGGGCTTTATGATGTCTGTGGCCGTGGGATTCCCCATGATGATCCTGCCCTGCCGCCAGGCCATCAACACCATGCTCTTTGAGCAGCAG CAGAAGGATGGGACCTTTGCTGCCGGGGGATACATGCCTCCTCTGCGCTTCAAGGCTATCACCCTCTGCATTGTGTTCGGCACCATGCTGGGAGGCATTCTCATCCCCAACG TGGAAACCATTCTGGGTCTGACTGGAGCCACCATGGGCAGCCTCATCTGCTTCATATGCCCTGCTCTCATCTACAGAAAGATCCAGAAGAATGGCATCATCGCTCAG CTGGTGCTTTGGGTGGGTCTGGGCATCCTGCTGGTCAGCACCTTCACCACACTTTCAATTTCGACCAGAAGCCCTGGCATCAAGGTCCAACCTCCCCCCCCTCCAGCACCTGACAAGAACAACCTGCCCCTACCGGACCTCCCTGAACTGCACG ACCATCCTGCAAACAAGAGGCCAGTGGAGCTAGATCAACCTGATCTTCCAGCTGTGGGGGTGTTAAAACCTGAAGAGAGGGCTGAGCCCCCCCAGATTAAAGGACCAGTGGAAGTACCCGcgaggaagaaggaggaagaggtgcAGTTGGACCGCCCTGATGCTG GTGTCGCAGTGCCAGAGGGGGAGGCCCATCGTCACGAACCGCCCATCCCTCACGATGAGGTCAAGGTagacacaagaaaaaacaacgcagagctggaggaggacaagAAGCAACCCgttcctcctgcaggaggaggacaggaagaacCCAAACGAGATGAAGAGCGAGGTCATGCTGTGGCAGTCGAGAGGGCTGAAGAGAAACCGAAACCTGCAGAGGTTGTTGtgaggaaagaggaggtggaTTTGGGCGGAGGGGAAGTCCTGTCCAATGAGGTGGTAGAGAAGCCGGTTGCAGACGCCGTTCCCCCGCTAAAGAAAGTTGAGAAGCTCGATCCTGTGAAAGAGCCTCTTGCGGGGAATGTAGCTGCAGTGGAAAGTCACGCTGGGGCAGAGAAAGTCGATAATGTGGCCAAAGCTCCAGATGCTGCAGGGAAAC CTCCACTTCCCGAAGGAGAGCATCATCCTGCAGCAGACGAGgctccagctgcagacagcaaaGATGCAGCTGACGAGAAGCTGGACG AGGGCCAGTTCAACCACGCAGTTCTACTGCAGGTGATCAAGGAGCAGCAAGTGCAACAGAAGAGACTTCTTGACCAGCAGGCGAAACTACTGGCTGTCATAGAAGAACAACACAAGGAAatccaccaacaacaacaacctgcgG GGGCTGCTGCTGAAGGCGAGGCAGAGAAAGGCATCCAGGAACACTTGGAGGTGATGGAAGGTGGAGCAGCAAAGCTCAAAGAGTCTGGCCTGGCGTCAGACCTGAAGCTGCCAGAGGTAGCTGGAGCTCCACAGGGTGGAGTAGCTGAGCCTCACGCCGTGGCCCAGAATCAAGCTCAGGCTGGGGACAAGGGCGCTGAGGTTGGGGCTCAAAAAGTACCCGTTCAAGTGCCTTACAAGGAGGATGTCGAtggtgcagctggaggaggatcCCATAAGCAGAGCGAGCTGGGAGCGAGAGGAGTGCCACTGGGAAAGAAGAGAGTCGATGATGGTCAGCCTGTACATCAAAACAATCAGGCAGCTCAACttaaagatgaagaaagaagcCTGGataaggaaaaagagaaaattgaaaatcttaaaaaagaagagctgaagaaagaggATCAGGCAAGACTGGAAAAACAAAGGGTTGAGAGGGAGAAACTGGAAAACCTGGCCAAAGAACAGGAGTTACAAGTAGAGAGAGAAATGATAGACAAAGAAGTGCAGGCAAGGTTAGAAAAAGAactggaaagagagagaataaagaaGCTGGCCATAGAacaggagctggagaaagagagagcggcCAAGGAGAAACTCGCacagcagaaagctgcagaAGAGAGACTTCAGCAGGAGATCCAGAAGGAAGACAATGAAATACTTGAGAGAGTGAGGAAAGAAATGATTGTGGAGAAGGCTGAGGATAGGCTGGCCCACCTGGAGCAAGCCGCAGCAGCCAGAAATGCTGGAAAAGCTGCACAGGGggctgagagagaagagggagaagctTTGAAGACAGGAGGACGAGACCTCAAAGAGGAGGCTGCTACTCAGGCGGACCCCAGAGAAGGTGTGGAAGAAGGGGCCGAGGCTCACCCCCAGGGCTCCCACGAGAGGGTCAGGGACCAGGGAGAGATGGATCTAAGGCGGAGACGCAGGGCACTGGGACCAAGAGAGGCTGGAGGGCCTCCACAAGAGACCAGGGGTGTGCCTGGGCTGGAGCCCCTGCTGGAGCTGGGGGGCTCAGACCTACACGCGGCCCTGGAGGAGCAGCTACTGGCCAGGGCAATGGTGCACTCACGGCAGATTAAGCAGGTCTCAGAGGATGAAGGAGCGAAGTAA
- the slc38a10 gene encoding putative sodium-coupled neutral amino acid transporter 10 isoform X5 — MVLSSFKHGLLSGWWLGQINVVRWEGVFRCLPICGMAFACQSQVLPTYNSLDEPSVKRMSTIFTSALNVVTIFYITVGFFGYVSFTENIAGNVLMNFPSNLVTEMIRVGFMMSVAVGFPMMILPCRQAINTMLFEQQQKDGTFAAGGYMPPLRFKAITLCIVFGTMLGGILIPNVETILGLTGATMGSLICFICPALIYRKIQKNGIIAQLVLWVGLGILLVSTFTTLSISTRSPGIKVQPPPPPAPDKNNLPLPDLPELHDHPANKRPVELDQPDLPAVGVLKPEERAEPPQIKGPVEVPARKKEEEVQLDRPDAGVAVPEGEAHRHEPPIPHDEVKVDTRKNNAELEEDKKQPVPPAGGGQEEPKRDEERGHAVAVERAEEKPKPAEVVVRKEEVDLGGGEVLSNEVVEKPVADAVPPLKKVEKLDPVKEPLAGNVAAVESHAGAEKVDNVAKAPDAAGKPPLPEGEHHPAADEAPAADSKDAADEKLDVIKKLVAEGQFNHAVLLQVIKEQQVQQKRLLDQQAKLLAVIEEQHKEIHQQQQPAGAAAEGEAEKGIQEHLEVMEGGAAKLKESGLASDLKLPEVAGAPQGGVAEPHAVAQNQAQAGDKGAEVGAQKVPVQVPYKEDVDGAAGGGSHKQSELGARGVPLGKKRVDDGQPVHQNNQAAQLKDEERSLDKEKEKIENLKKEELKKEDQARLEKQRVEREKLENLAKEQELQVEREMIDKEVQARLEKELERERIKKLAIEQELEKERAAKEKLAQQKAAEERLQQEIQKEDNEILERVRKEMIVEKAEDRLAHLEQAAAARNAGKAAQGAEREEGEALKTGGRDLKEEAATQADPREGVEEGAEAHPQGSHERVRDQGEMDLRRRRRALGPREAGGPPQETRGVPGLEPLLELGGSDLHAALEEQLLARAMVHSRQIKQVSEDEGAK, encoded by the exons ATGGTGCTGTCCTCGTTCAAACACGGGCTGCTCAGCGGCTGGTGGCTAGGGCAGATCAATGTGGTGCGCTGGGAGGGTGTGTTTCGCTGTCTCCCCATCTGTGGCATGGCCTTCGCCTGTCAGTC GCAGGTCCTCCCGACCTACAACAGCCTGGACGAGCCGTCCGTCAAACGCATGAGCACCATCTTCACCTCAGCCCTCAACGTAGTCACCATCTTCTACATCACT GTGGGTTTCTTTGGCTACGTCAGTTTCACAGAGAACATTGCGGGCAACGTGCTGATGAACTTCCCATCCAACCTGGTGACAGAGATGATCCGCGTGGGCTTTATGATGTCTGTGGCCGTGGGATTCCCCATGATGATCCTGCCCTGCCGCCAGGCCATCAACACCATGCTCTTTGAGCAGCAG CAGAAGGATGGGACCTTTGCTGCCGGGGGATACATGCCTCCTCTGCGCTTCAAGGCTATCACCCTCTGCATTGTGTTCGGCACCATGCTGGGAGGCATTCTCATCCCCAACG TGGAAACCATTCTGGGTCTGACTGGAGCCACCATGGGCAGCCTCATCTGCTTCATATGCCCTGCTCTCATCTACAGAAAGATCCAGAAGAATGGCATCATCGCTCAG CTGGTGCTTTGGGTGGGTCTGGGCATCCTGCTGGTCAGCACCTTCACCACACTTTCAATTTCGACCAGAAGCCCTGGCATCAAGGTCCAACCTCCCCCCCCTCCAGCACCTGACAAGAACAACCTGCCCCTACCGGACCTCCCTGAACTGCACG ACCATCCTGCAAACAAGAGGCCAGTGGAGCTAGATCAACCTGATCTTCCAGCTGTGGGGGTGTTAAAACCTGAAGAGAGGGCTGAGCCCCCCCAGATTAAAGGACCAGTGGAAGTACCCGcgaggaagaaggaggaagaggtgcAGTTGGACCGCCCTGATGCTG GTGTCGCAGTGCCAGAGGGGGAGGCCCATCGTCACGAACCGCCCATCCCTCACGATGAGGTCAAGGTagacacaagaaaaaacaacgcagagctggaggaggacaagAAGCAACCCgttcctcctgcaggaggaggacaggaagaacCCAAACGAGATGAAGAGCGAGGTCATGCTGTGGCAGTCGAGAGGGCTGAAGAGAAACCGAAACCTGCAGAGGTTGTTGtgaggaaagaggaggtggaTTTGGGCGGAGGGGAAGTCCTGTCCAATGAGGTGGTAGAGAAGCCGGTTGCAGACGCCGTTCCCCCGCTAAAGAAAGTTGAGAAGCTCGATCCTGTGAAAGAGCCTCTTGCGGGGAATGTAGCTGCAGTGGAAAGTCACGCTGGGGCAGAGAAAGTCGATAATGTGGCCAAAGCTCCAGATGCTGCAGGGAAAC CTCCACTTCCCGAAGGAGAGCATCATCCTGCAGCAGACGAGgctccagctgcagacagcaaaGATGCAGCTGACGAGAAGCTGGACG TGATAAAAAAGCTGGTTGCAG AGGGCCAGTTCAACCACGCAGTTCTACTGCAGGTGATCAAGGAGCAGCAAGTGCAACAGAAGAGACTTCTTGACCAGCAGGCGAAACTACTGGCTGTCATAGAAGAACAACACAAGGAAatccaccaacaacaacaacctgcgG GGGCTGCTGCTGAAGGCGAGGCAGAGAAAGGCATCCAGGAACACTTGGAGGTGATGGAAGGTGGAGCAGCAAAGCTCAAAGAGTCTGGCCTGGCGTCAGACCTGAAGCTGCCAGAGGTAGCTGGAGCTCCACAGGGTGGAGTAGCTGAGCCTCACGCCGTGGCCCAGAATCAAGCTCAGGCTGGGGACAAGGGCGCTGAGGTTGGGGCTCAAAAAGTACCCGTTCAAGTGCCTTACAAGGAGGATGTCGAtggtgcagctggaggaggatcCCATAAGCAGAGCGAGCTGGGAGCGAGAGGAGTGCCACTGGGAAAGAAGAGAGTCGATGATGGTCAGCCTGTACATCAAAACAATCAGGCAGCTCAACttaaagatgaagaaagaagcCTGGataaggaaaaagagaaaattgaaaatcttaaaaaagaagagctgaagaaagaggATCAGGCAAGACTGGAAAAACAAAGGGTTGAGAGGGAGAAACTGGAAAACCTGGCCAAAGAACAGGAGTTACAAGTAGAGAGAGAAATGATAGACAAAGAAGTGCAGGCAAGGTTAGAAAAAGAactggaaagagagagaataaagaaGCTGGCCATAGAacaggagctggagaaagagagagcggcCAAGGAGAAACTCGCacagcagaaagctgcagaAGAGAGACTTCAGCAGGAGATCCAGAAGGAAGACAATGAAATACTTGAGAGAGTGAGGAAAGAAATGATTGTGGAGAAGGCTGAGGATAGGCTGGCCCACCTGGAGCAAGCCGCAGCAGCCAGAAATGCTGGAAAAGCTGCACAGGGggctgagagagaagagggagaagctTTGAAGACAGGAGGACGAGACCTCAAAGAGGAGGCTGCTACTCAGGCGGACCCCAGAGAAGGTGTGGAAGAAGGGGCCGAGGCTCACCCCCAGGGCTCCCACGAGAGGGTCAGGGACCAGGGAGAGATGGATCTAAGGCGGAGACGCAGGGCACTGGGACCAAGAGAGGCTGGAGGGCCTCCACAAGAGACCAGGGGTGTGCCTGGGCTGGAGCCCCTGCTGGAGCTGGGGGGCTCAGACCTACACGCGGCCCTGGAGGAGCAGCTACTGGCCAGGGCAATGGTGCACTCACGGCAGATTAAGCAGGTCTCAGAGGATGAAGGAGCGAAGTAA